One segment of Brassica napus cultivar Da-Ae chromosome C3, Da-Ae, whole genome shotgun sequence DNA contains the following:
- the LOC111204236 gene encoding galactan beta-1,4-galactosyltransferase GALS3-like, whose translation MVKDKEQHPIKEKKLLVSLIWNFSTELKLIFMALLVIFTLATLLPFIPSSFSLSTSDFRFCISRFSSAVPVNTTTTTEVVPEKKTATELERVLANGVIKRTFTGYGSAAYNFISMSAYRGGVNTFAVIGLSSKPLHVYGHPSYRCEWVPLDPTQDPVSTLGFKILTDWGYGRIYTTVIVNCTFPSTTAVGGNLILHATTGDPDRNLTDSIPVLTEPPNSVDFTLYSSPKKKYDYLYCGSSLYGNLSPQRVREWITYHVRFFGERSHFVLHDAGGIHDEVFEVLRPWIELGRVTVHDIREQERFDGYYHNQFMVVNDCLHRYRFAAKWMFFFDVDEFIYVPEKETIKSVMESLEEYSQFTIEQMPMSSKICYSGDGPARTYRNWGFEKMAYRDVKKVPRRDRKYAVQPSNVFATGVHMSQNLQGKTYHKAESKIRYFHYHGSISQRREPCRHLFNDSRVVFENNPYVLDTTIRDVGLAVKTFEMRTIGNRLLRTRQ comes from the exons ATGGTCAAAGACAAAGAGCAACACCCTATTAAGGAGAAGAAGCTCCTCGTCAGCCTCATATGGAACTTCTCCACAGAGCTAAAGCTCATCTTCATGGCGTTGCTTGTTATATTCACTTTAGCCACTCTCTTACCTTTCATACCTTCTTCATTCTCACTCTCCACCTCCGACTTCCGCTTCTGCATCTCACGCTTCTCCTCCGCCGTTCCCGTTAACACCACAACCACAACGGAAGTCGTACCCGAGAAGAAGACGGCGACGGAGCTAGAAAGAGTTTTAGCTAACGGCGTTATTAAACGGACGTTTACTGGCTACGGCTCTGCAGCTTACAACTTCATCTCAATGAGCGCTTACAGAGGCGGCGTCAACACTTTCGCCGTTATCGGCTTATCGTCAAAACCCCTCCACGTGTACGGCCATCCTTCCTACCGCTGCGAGTGGGTCCCTCTCGACCCGACTCAGGACCCGGTTTCAACACTCGGGTTTAAAATCCTAACCGATTGGGGATACGGACGGATCTACACAACAGTCATCGTCAACTGCACTTTCCCATCAACCACCGCCGTCGGCGGGAACCTCATCCTCCACGCAACCACCGGAGATCCCGACCGTAACCTCACCGATTCAATCCCCGTCCTAACGGAACCACCAAACTCCGTCGACTTCACCCTCTACAGCTCCCCGAAGAAGAAGTACGACTACCTATACTGCGGCTCGTCTCTCTACGGCAACCTAAGCCCGCAGAGAGTCAGAGAATGGATCACTTACCACGTGAGGTTCTTCGGAGAACGGTCGCATTTCGTGCTCCACGACGCCGGAGGGATCCACGACGAAGTCTTCGAGGTTCTGAGGCCGTGGATCGAGCTAGGGAGAGTGACCGTGCATGATATAAGGGAGCAAGAGCGGTTCGACGGGTATTATCATAATCAGTTCATGGTTGTGAATGATTGCTTGCATAGGTATAGGTTCGCGGCGAAGTGGATGTTCTTCTTTGATGTTGATGAGTTTATATATGTTCCGGAGAAAGAGACGATTAAGTCGGTGATGGAATCTTTGGAGGAATATTCTCAGTTTACTATTGAGCAGATGCCGATGAGTAGTAAGATTTGTTACTCCGGTGATGGTCCGGCGAGAACTTATAG GAACTGGGGGTTTGAGAAAATGGCATACAGGGACGTCAAGAAAGTTCCAAGACGTGACCGCAAATACGCGGTCCAGCCGAGTAATGTATTTGCAACGGGTGTCCACATGTCTCAGAACTTACAAGGGAAGACATACCACAAGGCCGAGAGCAAGATCCGTTACTTCCACTACCACGGCTCCATCTCTCAGCGCCGTGAGCCTTGCCGTCACCTTTTCAACGACTCTCGAGTTGTTTTCGAGAACAATCCTTATGTGTTGGACACTACGATCCGCGACGTTGGCCTCGCTGTGAAAACTTTCGAGATGAGAACGATCGGTAACCGGTTGCTTAGGACACGGCAATga